agttaataacaatcAATAGAATTCTATACACAAGTAATGAAAATCTATGTTAGAATATTggataaaatttatcaaatctAGTTAACTTGTAAAATCTTCTCAACTATTGAAATCATCAAATTCCATTAAAATTCATGTCCCAATAACCCCCCCCccctaagggtataaacgatattaaccccTCTAACATTTAACGTGAGAGGTCGATTCtaaaaatttactttaaaataactcaatattatatttttagttataggattaaaaaaatttatttgactaatatttaattatataatttatgtttttaactttttactaaaataatttttaagataacaatacaatattatatatatatattatcttttttaactgtatttttagattttggataattcaattctatttttaatattagaattttatttgattaatatttagttatataatttatgttttttaaccctttactaaaagactttttcagataacaatacaatatatacataaattatctctgtttaaattatattttcagattttggataattcttactattattaattttaatcaatatgattaatatttagttatataatttatgtttttaaatttttactaaaagattatttcaatatatacagaaattatctctgtttaaattatatttttagattttagataattttttactattattaactttaatcaattatctaatcaaataaattaaaattttgtttttatttttaatttatttatacattttattcattaagggtataaacgatattaacccaTCTAATTTTTAACATGAAAGCTCAATTCtaaaaattaactttaaaataactcaatattatatttttagttatataattaaaaaaaaattatttgactaatatttaattatataatttatgtttttaaatttttactaaaatgtTTTTCAGATAACAGtacaatatatacattaattatattttttaattatatttttagatttttggataattcaatattctatttttaattatataattaagaattttatttgattaatatttagttaaattgtgattaatatatttattttctaggTTAGAAGACCCTTCACGGTAAAGTCTTGGAAGGTAAACCCATGATTTAACTTCAGCAACATCCATATGATTATATAACCCAACAATAAATCAGCCACAAGATAACAATAACACAGCCATAACATAACAATAactcaacaaaataaaaataactcagccacaacataACAATAACTTAGCCATAACATAACAATTCTTAAGTCATGACATAgcaataactcagccataacataACAATTACTCAGTCATAGCATAACCCTAACTCAGTCGTAACAAAACCCTAACTCAGACGCAACAAAACCCTCAACCATATCACAACCGCAACATAAGCCTATCTCAGtcgcaacaaaatatataactcagatgaaatataatatataactgaCCCACAAACTCAACtgaaacacaatatataacgtCGCGACATCCTACCTGAAAAGACGAACTCGTAGATAAGAATGCGGCAAAGACGATTTCGTACAAACGATTGAAGACGACGATTTCGGGGAAGACGATATCGGAGAAGACACAGTATCAACGACAGAGAGTTAGTTCGAGGAAGACGAAGTAAACACAATGTCGACAAGGATTTCAGAGAGTGGGAGAAAGCTTGCGGTTCTTTCTTCGAGACGGCGACAATGTTCTTCGTTCCTTTTTTTAACCTCTATGTAGTTGTGGAGAAGGAGACGGTTTGATTTCTATTTTGCTTATGTGGATTGTTAATTACTGATGTGGATTtagtgtttaaaaataatttcaattaaaaaaaaagctaatcAAAAGCCCTTATTGTAATTTACTAGAAATATCTaaacattctagtaatttttaaaagatgtatAACACTctaataataaaccaactttTCTTATACATTCTAGTaattttctcatttttatgCATGTTTTAAGTTATTATCGTGtactcattttatttttaaaatatttgccactttgtataatttatattttatatataatcttatttttgttttcaaagaaGTTAATGTGTGACAGGAGAGAAAAAACACATTCATAAGCTTtccatagatttttaaaatgtataatataagtaaatgtGAGAAAATAACCATAAATAtatcaagaaaaatattttaaatggaAAGAcacatttaaacataatattattattattattattattattattattattattattattattattattttattattatttttgtttgacaCTGAATCTCTCCATGTTCTAGTCTATTTGTGATTGTTGTGATTTTGTCAATGTCTACAACTCCTTATATAAATGattaagaccatctccaacaaTAGATATTGTGtcaaagttctaaatcaattttttaattgaaaataatcaaattaaaaaatttagatactTGTTTAGTTTTAACCCTTCCAATGGTAGAACCAATTAATGGTTCCAAGTTTCACaaatttgaaagagaaaaagtaaaaacaattgggtttaatttttttctttaaattacaCCCTGGCAGAAAATAACACCTATCACTTAGAATTGGTTCTAAAACATCTATTTTTAGAAccatatctatctatttttcctgtttttaatttaattttgagtataaaattatttagaacCATGAAATAGAACTCTCATGGATACttcattggagatggtctaagaatTGCAATGGTTGGTTAACACCAAAAGTTGCAATGATTTATCACCAAAAAAACTACGATCAACAATTGCACTATAAATTACATCCACAATGATTGCAATGTTTCATTTAAGAAGTTGTAAGTGTTCCACTGAATACTTGCAATAacacttaaaagttaaaacagttgcaatttttttatttaaatagctaataatcttttctttttttttttgtaactggcttacttatattaaaaacagaagaaacaaaagattACAAAAGCCCAATGGCTCTAGTGTTAGAGCCGAAGCCCAATTTAAAACTCATATAGTAGAACCCAAACCCATACAATTTGACCTTAGCCCACATTTGTCCTAAGCCTGTTAATGAGAGAAGAGATGGTGATGAGACACGATGAACGATGATTTCAGACGACAATGGAAGGTTCCCGACCCCGAGCCTGAAAAAGACATGAAGCCAGTTGATGATTCAATCCCTCTTTACCCAAACCACCGCTGCATCATTTGTGAAGAACGCCTCGGGTTAGTTTCTCTGAAACTCTGTATTTTGTTTCTTATCTGGTGATCAATAATAGAGAACAATGAATCAAGTGATCGGAATTGATTTGCATGCAGGCGGTTGTTTCTCTCATTCCAAATCCAATAGAAGCATGCCTGCCACCCAAGGAGAGTCAGTGATCGCATAGTCGAAGCCACCGGTGAGAGCGATAACATCTGATTGAGGGAGTTGTCCCAACTTCTTTGTGGTACGATCCCACATCTTCCCGCAACGCGATTCCACAATTCAAAAGCGTAGCCACAATCCCAGTAAAGATGATCTCTCGATTCATCCGTTTGGTTACAAAGAAGACAAAGCGATGGTACTTGGAGACCCCAAGAGATCAAGCGGTCGCGAGTGGGGATCCTGTTCTGGACTACCAGCCAAGCATGAAAACTCTGTCGGGGTATACTTCTAGGACTCCAGATGACCTTTGCCCAGTTAACTTCTTCTACGTCGCCTCTGAGGTATTGATAAACTTCACCCGTGCTGAACTTCTCACTGCTTTTCCCATTAATCTTCCATACATATTGATCTGGCTGACTATTGAAATTGATAGTAGTAATGAATGTCAGAACCTGAAGTTGATTCTCTGTTCTTGCCGCAGGAAGTTGCCAAGTTCCATTGCGATAAAGTGAAGCCAGAGTTGCCTTTAGCGGGATCCCCAATCTTGATCTGCCTCCTTCCAAATAGTCTTGGAGCTTCCCAAATGGACTCCAATTATCAATCCAGAACCGGCCATGCTCACCATTTTGGATTTGAATGTGAATTAAAGGGTAAGCCACACTTCTTAACTTGAGGAGTTTGTTTGCTAGCCAGGAGAATTTTTGGGAGGGGTTTGTGGTCCAATAGTTGCTTACGGACCCTTTTAATATGACTTCTTTGAACCAGGAAACCCACACAGAGTCAGGTCTAAAGAATAGGAGCCAGATCAGTCGCAGACAGCAAGCTTTATTCCATGTTAGTAGATCTTTAACGCCTAATCCACCTTCTTCCTTCGGTTTACAGACCGTAGTCCAAGCCACCCTCGCTGTGCTATGTGCGTCGAGGTTCCCTTTCCACAGAAAGGCACTACACATTGAGTTGATCTTCACAACACAAGCTTTTGGAAGCACAAACGAAGAACACCAGAAAGTGGTAATTCCCGCGATCACCGTTTTTATAAGCATTAGTCTACCCGAGAATGACAAAGTTTTTGTTGACCAGGAGGAGAAGCGGGTCTTGATTTGATGGAGAAGTGGCTCACAGCTCGCTAAGGACAGTTTCCTCGAGTTCATAGGGACTCCCAGGTATCTGAAGGGTAAGCTTCCACACGCCATCCCTGTTGACGCTTGAATGGTATTGatctcctcttctgtcattcCTGAAGCAAAGAAACTCGTTTTTTGCAAACTGACAGCCAATCCAGAGCGATTTTCAAACTCCTTGAGCACTTGCAGCACACACTGGACAGATTCTATGTTTCCTTCAATGAAGATTAGGAGATCGTCAGCAAAAGACAGGTGAGTCAACTTAACTTTCTTGCAATTAGAGTGATATCTGAGCTTAGAGTTAGTTGCAGCTGCATTAAGCATATGGGACAGGCAGTTCATAGCTATGACAAACAGATATGGGGACAGCGGATCTCCCTGTCTAAGGCCTCTTGTTCCCTTAAAATACCCATTGACTGTACCGTTATAACCCACCATAAAACTCGTTGTGCAGATACAGGAATGCAGCCAGTGAAGCATCTGGTGCGGAATCCCCAAGCCTTGGAGACATGAGAAAAGAAAGTTCCACGACAGAGTGTCAAATGCCTTAGCTATATCTACCTTGATGGTAATCTTCTTCGAGCCTTTGTTTTTATGATATCCGTTTATTAGCTCGCTGGCAAGAATAGTATTTTCCAGTAGAAGTCTTCCTTTGACAAAAGCCGTTTGACTAGGCAGAATGAGTTTAGGCAGAATGGGCTTTAGTCTCTTTACCAGTAATCTGGAAATGACTTTGTAGACTGTGTTCAAACATGAGATTGGTCTGAACTCTGTGATTTCCGATGCTCCAGGGAACTTCGGGACTAGAGTGAGGATCGTGGCATTTGCTGAAGAAGGTAGGAAACCAGTGTAGAAGAAGTGAGTGATGGACGTGATCACCTCATCTCCTATTGTGCTCCATGCGGCCTTGAAGAATCCTGAGGTTAGTCCATCTGGTCCCGGTGCCTTGTTCGGGTTGAGCTTGAATATCATTGACCTTATTTCATCACCAGTTGGGATTCGCAGCATCTGCGAGGCTTGAACAGGAGAGATTGAGAAGTCTAGGAGCGATTGGAACCACTCTGGCGTAGAGGGAGCGACTGGATTCACAAAAGAAGGTCCTAGTACAGAGCAGAAGTGTGATACAGCAAGGCTGCTCATTTCGAAGGGATCAGTCAACCAAGCTCCGGCGGGTGTGAGAAAAGCTCGAATGGCATTGTAGCTCGCCCTGACTTGGCAGATTCTAAAGAAGTAAGCTGTATTTAGATCACCTTCCTTTAGCCAATTTATTCTAGACTTCTGTCTGAAGAATAACTCCTCAATTTCCCTTAGGAAGTTCCACTTTTGGTGAAGTTCTCTTTCCGATTGAAAAGTGTCTGGACTCGGATCATTCAGCGCCTGTACCTGCACATTTTTTAGCAAACTGTGAGTTTCCACAACTCT
This genomic interval from Brassica napus cultivar Da-Ae chromosome A6, Da-Ae, whole genome shotgun sequence contains the following:
- the LOC125610014 gene encoding uncharacterized protein LOC125610014 codes for the protein MQPVWNVPGRTSGVNPSAFAPGEPPPGLPPDPPDPSSPLSPVEFPSLTDSTSKTALAGASRKGHRKMLMNPTITAASTENLLPSTTSTGAIAMETELGNPTLSSSVTVTENRSETATVKTLPTETTLQQHYQILPSKPSSPTQTNKAASSIQTNTVSNQSETQPPAPLLINQTLPPSSTPPVTENSLNPTQTLIEKLRASADKPLKRLAPVAVSPTGRPRVVIPDAVFKKGADIHKDFIICYFNGKSPPFNQIQSVFNYMWGKGKRLEIHNNPLNRSVIVRIQSDYLRQKILEKNIWYVGDSMLHTAQWNSTHSMSTPPLKAIQIWAHITGVPLDLRHDEGLSLVAGLVGEPKDTDEFTRNLVSLTVCHVKVEVDLTVPLPKVVEFERESGVVVELSVHYPWVPPTCSHCHELGHIIRNCLTFFPAPPDKDTAPSNEQTATQKTKEFPQTPRSKPSQKTPQNTQNTTQNTKNPNSSFTPSKASRKLHKKYLPVVKDLPLGSVALTPVDLPLPSLQTPSSSTSLAPTLPILPSNSLSRQCITCVLSIPNQAPIYYTAIYASNQSDERVELWNELLITHSTLDLENKNWVVGGDLNQILFPFEHSNPDVNFTDNPMYQLQDCLLQAGLFDLRYLGPCHTWTNNQPESPTAKKLDRLLVNNITIDSYPHAVASFLAQEMSDHTPCLLNLALFLPRAGTFPYKFQNYLTKHPGFAQVQALNDPSPDTFQSERELHQKWNFLREIEELFFRQKSRINWLKEGDLNTAYFFRICQVRASYNAIRAFLTPAGAWLTDPFEMSSLAVSHFCSVLGPSFVNPVAPSTPEWFQSLLDFSISPVQASQMLRIPTGDEIRSMIFKLNPNKAPGPDGLTSGFFKAAWSTIGDEVITSITHFFYTGFLPSSANATILTLVPKFPGASEITEFRPISCLNTVYKVISRLLVKRLKPILPKLILPSQTAFVKGRLLLENTILASELINGYHKNKGSKKITIKVDIAKAFDTLSWNFLFSCLQGLGIPHQMLHWLHSCICTTSFMVGYNGTVNGYFKGTRGLRQGDPLSPYLFVIAMNCLSHMLNAAATNSKLRYHSNCKKVKLTHLSFADDLLIFIEGNIESVQCVLQVLKEFENRSGLAVSLQKTSFFASGMTEEEINTIQASTGMACGSLPFRYLGVPMNSRKLSLASCEPLLHQIKTRFSSWSTKTLSFSGRLMLIKTVIAGITTFWCSSFVLPKACVVKINSMCSAFLWKGNLDAHSTARVAWTTVCKPKEEGGLGVKDLLTWNKACCLRLIWLLFFRPDSVWVSWFKEVILKGSVSNYWTTNPSQKFSWLANKLLKLRSVAYPLIHIQIQNGEHGRFWIDNWSPFGKLQDYLEGGRSRLGIPLKATLASLYRNGTWQLPAARTENQLQVLTFITTINFNSQPDQYVWKINGKSSEKFSTGEVYQYLRGDVEEVNWAKVIWSPRSIPRQSFHAWLVVQNRIPTRDRLISWGLQMWDRTTKKLGQLPQSDVIALTGGFDYAITDSPWVAGMLLLDLE